In Astatotilapia calliptera chromosome 23, fAstCal1.2, whole genome shotgun sequence, a genomic segment contains:
- the cpb2 gene encoding carboxypeptidase B2 isoform X2, with the protein MSTPLIWFVFMNLSILLKPGYCTETSDQVLSITPQTQEQVDTLRNVSTHYETVLWQPVSNEYISTQVQVHLYVPGNSSVTVKAILQKHGITHKVLLANPNVLTEMQMKNDSTDPRSGSTFYERYHTLEEIYDWINRTAQDNPRTVKAILIGSSYEKRPLYVLKLSFNDRPNRKAMWIDCGIHAREWISPAFCLWFVHHIKRRWWRKNRSISKSGFCVGVDLNRNFDVDWGIKGSSQNPCEEINCGPFPESEPEAQAVANFLRRHKDTVQLYITIHSYSQMFIFPYSYTFDQAENHNDLLEMVQEAAQRIKRYYRNTYTYGPGAATLYPCSGGSDDWAYKLGIKYSFTFELQDRGEYGFLLPPSHISGACNEALLAVKTIAVKVLEKTQAPANHHTI; encoded by the exons ATGTCGACTCCTttgatttggtttgttttcatgaatttGAGCATACTACTGAAGCCAGGATACTGCACAGAAACAAG tgaCCAAGTTCTATCAATCACCCCACAAACACAAGAACAAGTGGACACCTTGAGGAATGTATCCACACACTATGAG ACAGTCCTGTGGCAGCCTGTTTCAAATGAGTACATCAGTACACAAGTGCAGGTCCACCTCTATGTCCCTGGAAACAGCTCTGTGACAGTCAAGGCTATACTGCAGAAACATGGCATAACACACAA GGTCTTACTGGCTAATCCTAATGTGCTGACCGAAATGCAGATGAAGAATGACTCCACTGACCCACGAAGCGGTTCAACTTTTTATGAGAGATATCACACCCTTGAGGAG ATTTATGACTGGATTAACAGAACTGCACAAGACAACCCCAGAACAGTGAAAGCCATCCTTATTGGTTCTTCATACGAGAAGCGGCCGCTATACGTTCTCAAG ctGTCTTTCAATGACAGGCCAAATAGGAAAGCCATGTGGATTGACTGTGGGATCCACGCAAGAGAGTGGATCTCTCCGGCTTTCTGCTTGTGGTTTGTGCACCAC attaaGAGAAGGTGGTGGAGGAAGAACCGTTCCATCAGTAAGTCGGGTTTTTGCGTTGGCGTTGACCTCAACAGAAACTTTGATGTTGATTGGGGCA TTAAGGGATCCTCTCAAAATCCTTGTGAGGAAATCAACTGCGGGCCGTTTCCTGAGTCTGAGCCCGAGGCGCAGGCTGTGGCCAACTTCCTGCGCAGACACAAGGACACAGTTCAACTCTACATCACCATCCACTCCTACTCCCAGATGTTCATCTTCCCATATTCCTACACCTTTGATCAAGCGGAGAACCACAACGATTTG CTTGAGATGGTCCAAGAAGCTGCCCAGAGGATCAAACGATATTACAGGAACACCTACACATATGGTCCTGGAGCAGCCACATTAT ACCCATGTTCTGGCGGCTCTGACGACTGGGCGTACAAACTTGGCATCAAATACTCCTTTACGTTTGAGCTCCAGGACCGTGGGGAATACGGCTTCCTGTTACCACCTTCTCACATATCCGGGGCCTGCAACGAAGCGCTGCTTGCAGTCAAGACCATTGCTGTCAAGGTTTTGGAGAAAACACAAGCTCCAGCAAACCATCACACGATCTAA
- the spp2 gene encoding secreted phosphoprotein 24, producing the protein MKSYVLLPALLLSLGCTGIPLHNSELQSAADSALGAALAEVNSVYAASHLYRVTTGSVAKVIPTGLDTVDLLMIFRIKETQCAKTSQDDPQACAFRPGFFVPSFTCSTRVRMMARSPQVVSLRCGHDGSSSSSSESSEEVFLRRRQQFNAPFANRVPAPAAPSAQPGGSRYNQLAEDRPRGDTFSNYVV; encoded by the exons ATGAAGTCATACGTGCTCCTCCCAGCCCTGCTGCTGTCTCTTGGATGCACAG GCATCCCACTTCACAACTCTGAGCTGCAGTCTGCGGCAGACAGCGCCCTGGGAGCAGCTTTGGCAGAGGTCAACTCTGTGTATGCTGCCAGCCACCTTTACCGGGTCACTACAGGCTCTGTCGCAAAG GTCATCCCCACGGGCCTGGACACCGTCGACCTGCTGATGATTTTTCGGATTAAGGAGACTCAGTGTGCAAAGACTTCCCAAGACGACCCTCAGGCCTGTGCCTTCAGGCCCGGCTTCTTTGTG CCCTCCTTCACCTGTTCCACCCGGGTACGAATGATGGCCAGGTCTCCCCAGGTGGTCTCTCTGAGGTGCGGCCACGATGgcagctccagctccagctcagaGAGCAGCGAGGAG GTGTTCTTGAGAAGGAGACAGCAGTTCAATGCCCCATTTGCTAACAGAG TCCCAGCTCCAGCTGCACCTTCAGCCCAGCCTGGCGGCTCCCGGTACAACCAGTTGGCAGAAGACCGACCCAGAGGAGACACTTTCAGCAACTATGTAGTGTGA
- the cpb2 gene encoding carboxypeptidase B2 isoform X1 encodes MSTPLIWFVFMNLSILLKPGYCTETSDQVLSITPQTQEQVDTLRNVSTHYETVLWQPVSNEYISTQVQVHLYVPGNSSVTVKAILQKHGITHKVLLANPNVLTEMQMKNDSTDPRSGSTFYERYHTLEEIYDWINRTAQDNPRTVKAILIGSSYEKRPLYVLKLSFNDRPNRKAMWIDCGIHAREWISPAFCLWFVHHSLSFYQQNSEITRILDSMDVYVLPVMNPDGYKYTWTAIKRRWWRKNRSISKSGFCVGVDLNRNFDVDWGIKGSSQNPCEEINCGPFPESEPEAQAVANFLRRHKDTVQLYITIHSYSQMFIFPYSYTFDQAENHNDLLEMVQEAAQRIKRYYRNTYTYGPGAATLYPCSGGSDDWAYKLGIKYSFTFELQDRGEYGFLLPPSHISGACNEALLAVKTIAVKVLEKTQAPANHHTI; translated from the exons ATGTCGACTCCTttgatttggtttgttttcatgaatttGAGCATACTACTGAAGCCAGGATACTGCACAGAAACAAG tgaCCAAGTTCTATCAATCACCCCACAAACACAAGAACAAGTGGACACCTTGAGGAATGTATCCACACACTATGAG ACAGTCCTGTGGCAGCCTGTTTCAAATGAGTACATCAGTACACAAGTGCAGGTCCACCTCTATGTCCCTGGAAACAGCTCTGTGACAGTCAAGGCTATACTGCAGAAACATGGCATAACACACAA GGTCTTACTGGCTAATCCTAATGTGCTGACCGAAATGCAGATGAAGAATGACTCCACTGACCCACGAAGCGGTTCAACTTTTTATGAGAGATATCACACCCTTGAGGAG ATTTATGACTGGATTAACAGAACTGCACAAGACAACCCCAGAACAGTGAAAGCCATCCTTATTGGTTCTTCATACGAGAAGCGGCCGCTATACGTTCTCAAG ctGTCTTTCAATGACAGGCCAAATAGGAAAGCCATGTGGATTGACTGTGGGATCCACGCAAGAGAGTGGATCTCTCCGGCTTTCTGCTTGTGGTTTGTGCACCAC TCTTTGTCATTTTATCAGCAAAACTCGGAAATTACTCGCATCCTGGACAGCATGGATGTCTACGTCCTGCCTGTGATGAATCCTGATGGATACAAATACACGTGGACGGCA attaaGAGAAGGTGGTGGAGGAAGAACCGTTCCATCAGTAAGTCGGGTTTTTGCGTTGGCGTTGACCTCAACAGAAACTTTGATGTTGATTGGGGCA TTAAGGGATCCTCTCAAAATCCTTGTGAGGAAATCAACTGCGGGCCGTTTCCTGAGTCTGAGCCCGAGGCGCAGGCTGTGGCCAACTTCCTGCGCAGACACAAGGACACAGTTCAACTCTACATCACCATCCACTCCTACTCCCAGATGTTCATCTTCCCATATTCCTACACCTTTGATCAAGCGGAGAACCACAACGATTTG CTTGAGATGGTCCAAGAAGCTGCCCAGAGGATCAAACGATATTACAGGAACACCTACACATATGGTCCTGGAGCAGCCACATTAT ACCCATGTTCTGGCGGCTCTGACGACTGGGCGTACAAACTTGGCATCAAATACTCCTTTACGTTTGAGCTCCAGGACCGTGGGGAATACGGCTTCCTGTTACCACCTTCTCACATATCCGGGGCCTGCAACGAAGCGCTGCTTGCAGTCAAGACCATTGCTGTCAAGGTTTTGGAGAAAACACAAGCTCCAGCAAACCATCACACGATCTAA
- the alg11 gene encoding GDP-Man:Man(3)GlcNAc(2)-PP-Dol alpha-1,2-mannosyltransferase, with translation MSGHDQLAHYLCELTSLLWKLLLPLLFLCVLLVAVLVLLVLAVRFWLQSNRTVRRARDGRPTVAFFHPYCNAGGGGERVLWCAIRALQNRYADINFVVYTGDLGVTGQQILEGARRRFNILLPRPVHFVFLRHRLLVEPGLFPHFTLLGQSVGSVFLGWEALTEFVPDIYIDSMGYAFTLPLFRYLGGCSVASYVHYPTISTDMLSVVRERNPRFNNPDYISNSLFLSAFKVVYYCLFALLYGMAGSCSDLIMVNSSWTLDHILSLWRSPNRTCVVYPPCDVSAFTDIPLEEDGDRKCHSIISIGQFRPEKDHRLQIRAFKKVLDRRREGLGGREALKLVLIGGCRNQEDEDRVLMLRGLCQELGVADRVEFKLNVPFEELKREMGEATIGLHTMWNEHFGIGVVECMAAGKVILAHKSGGPKLDIVVPFEGGQTGFLADDEDGYAEAIQRILAMSPSSRLQIRRNARQSVARFSDQEFEACFLAAVEPLIGTLER, from the exons ATGTCGGGCCACGATCAGCTGGCCCACTATTTGTGTGAGTTAACAAG TTTACTGTGGAAGTTGTTGCTGCCTCTGCTGTTCCTCTGTGTTCTGCTCGTTGCTGTCCTGGTCCTGCTGGTGCTGGCAGTGCGTTTCTGGCTGCAGAGCAACAGGACTGTGCGGCGAGCAAGGGACGGACGTCCCACTGTGGCCTTCTTTCACCCTTACTGTAATGctgggggaggaggagagagggtgCTTTGGTGTGCTATCAGAGCGCTGCAGAACAG GTATGCAGATATCAATTTTGTGGTGTACACAGGGGACCTGGGGGTGACAGGCCAGCAGATCCTGGAGGGAGCACGACGTCGCTTCAACATCCTGCTCCCCCGCCCggttcactttgtgttcctGAGGCACCGGCTGCTCGTGGAGCCCGGACTGTTTCCTCACTTCACCCTGCTGGGACAGAGCGTGGGATCTGTCTTCCTGGGGTGGGAGGCACTGACAGAGTTTGTCCCAGACATTTACATCGACTCCATGGGTTATGCCTTTACTCTGCCTCTGTTCCGCTACCTGGGAGGCTGCAGCGTGGCTAGCTATGTTCACTACCCCACCATCAGCACTGACATGCTCTCTGTAGTCAGAGAGAGAAACCCCAG GTTCAACAACCCAGACTACATCTCCAACAGCCTCTTCCTGAGTGCCTTTAAGGTGGTCTACTACTGTCTCTTCGCCCTGCTCTACGGCATGGCCGGCTCCTGCAGTGACCTGATCATGGTCAACTCCTCCTGGACCCTCGATCATATCCTATCACTGTGGCGCTCCCCCAACCGCACCTGTGTGGTCTACCCGCCCTGTGACGTCAGCGCTTTCACAGACATCCCGCTCGAAGAGGACGGGGACAGGAAGTGCCACTCGATCATTTCTATTGGGCAGTTCAGGCCGGAGAAAGACCACCGGCTGCAGATTCGAGCCTTTAAAAAGGTGCTTGAtaggaggagggaggggttaGGGGGAAGAGAGGCACTGAAGTTGGTTCTGATTGGTGGATGCAGGAACCAGGAAGATGAAGACAGAGTGCTCATGTTGAGGGGGCTGTGCCAGGAGCTGGGCGTGGCTGACAGGGTGGAGTTTAAGCTGAACGTACCCTTTGAGGAGCTGAAGAGAGAGATGGGGGAAGCTACAATTGGACTTCATACCATGTGGAATGAACACTTTGGAATAG GTGTCGTGGAGTGTATGGCAGCAGGGAAGGTGATTCTGGCTCACAAGTCTGGCGGCCCCAAGTTGGACATTGTTGTACCTTTTGAGGGGGGTCAGACTGGCTTTCTTGCTGATGACGAGGACGGCTATGCAGAAGCCATCCAAAGGATTCTGGCTATGTCGCCAAGCAGCCGCCTGCAGATCAGGCGCAACGCGCGTCAGTCTGTGGCTCGCTTCTCAGATCAGGAGTTTGAAGCCTGCTTTCTAGCCGCTGTTGAGCCACTCATAGGAACACTCGAGCGATGA